One genomic segment of Arcobacter lacus includes these proteins:
- the rplQ gene encoding 50S ribosomal protein L17: MRHKHGYRKLSRTSSHRKALLKNLAIAIIEREKIETTVPKAKELKRYIERLVTVARNADLNTHRQVFAALQSKEATKKLINEIAPKYEGRNGGYTSIIKTRIRKGDATPMAFISFI; the protein is encoded by the coding sequence ATGAGACATAAGCATGGATATAGAAAGTTAAGTAGAACTTCTTCTCATAGAAAAGCATTGTTAAAAAATCTAGCAATTGCAATTATCGAAAGAGAAAAAATTGAGACAACTGTACCAAAAGCAAAAGAGTTAAAAAGATATATAGAAAGATTAGTAACTGTTGCTAGAAATGCAGACTTAAATACTCATAGACAAGTATTTGCTGCATTACAGTCAAAAGAAGCTACAAAAAAACTTATTAATGAAATAGCACCAAAATACGAAGGTAGAAATGGTGGATATACTTCTATAATTAAAACTAGAATTAGAAAAGGTGATGCTACTCCTATGGCATTTATCTCTTTTATCTAA
- the guaB gene encoding IMP dehydrogenase, giving the protein MRIKKRALTFDDVLLVPAKSEVLPKEVCTKTKLTRKIELNIPFISAAMDTVTEFEAAIAMARLGGIGIIHKNMDIESQVLQCKKVKKSESGMIIDPITIKPEQTLQDAEDIMASYKISGVPVVDDNGILVGILTNRDMRFTKDFKQKAIDKMTKMPLVTAKEGTTLDEAADIMHQNKIEKLPIVDNNNKLIGLITIKDINKKREYPNANKDEFGRLRVGAAIGVNQLDRARALVAVGVDVLVLDSAHGHSKGILDTVKAIKAEMDVQIIAGNVATAEATADLIKAGADAVKVGIGPGSICTTRIVAGVGVPQISAIDECAAEGAKTGTPIIADGGIKYSGDVAKALAVGASSVMMGSALAGTDESPGEVVLYQGRKFKTYRGMGSIGAMTKGSTDRYFQEGTAADKLVPEGIEGRVAYRGSIADIIHQMVGGLRSSMGYLGSKDIPTFQERAEFVEITSAGLKESHVHDVTITNEAPNYHI; this is encoded by the coding sequence ATGAGAATTAAAAAAAGAGCATTAACTTTCGATGATGTGCTTTTGGTACCTGCGAAATCAGAAGTTTTACCAAAAGAAGTTTGTACAAAAACAAAATTAACTAGAAAAATTGAATTAAATATTCCTTTTATAAGTGCAGCAATGGATACAGTTACAGAGTTTGAAGCTGCAATTGCAATGGCAAGACTTGGTGGAATAGGAATAATTCATAAAAATATGGATATAGAATCTCAAGTTTTACAATGTAAAAAAGTTAAAAAATCTGAGTCTGGTATGATTATTGACCCAATTACAATTAAACCTGAACAAACATTGCAAGATGCAGAAGATATTATGGCTTCTTATAAAATATCAGGTGTTCCTGTAGTTGATGATAATGGTATTCTAGTTGGTATTTTAACAAATAGAGATATGAGATTTACAAAAGATTTTAAACAAAAAGCAATTGATAAAATGACAAAAATGCCTTTAGTAACAGCAAAAGAAGGTACAACTTTAGATGAAGCTGCTGATATTATGCATCAAAATAAAATAGAAAAATTACCAATAGTTGATAACAATAATAAATTAATTGGTTTAATTACAATTAAAGATATAAATAAAAAAAGAGAATATCCAAATGCAAATAAAGATGAATTTGGAAGATTAAGAGTTGGAGCTGCTATTGGTGTAAATCAATTAGATAGAGCAAGAGCTTTAGTAGCTGTTGGTGTTGATGTTTTAGTATTAGATTCAGCTCATGGTCATTCAAAAGGTATTTTAGATACAGTTAAAGCAATTAAAGCTGAGATGGATGTTCAAATTATTGCTGGAAATGTAGCAACTGCTGAAGCAACAGCAGATTTAATAAAAGCTGGTGCTGATGCAGTTAAAGTTGGAATAGGACCTGGAAGTATCTGTACAACAAGAATTGTTGCAGGTGTTGGTGTTCCTCAAATTTCTGCTATTGATGAATGTGCAGCTGAAGGTGCAAAAACAGGAACTCCAATTATTGCAGATGGTGGAATTAAATATTCTGGTGATGTTGCAAAAGCATTAGCTGTTGGAGCTAGTTCTGTTATGATGGGAAGTGCATTAGCTGGAACAGATGAAAGTCCTGGTGAAGTTGTTTTATATCAAGGAAGAAAATTTAAAACTTATCGAGGAATGGGTTCAATTGGTGCTATGACAAAAGGAAGTACAGATAGATATTTCCAAGAAGGAACAGCCGCTGATAAACTTGTACCAGAAGGAATTGAAGGAAGAGTTGCTTATAGAGGAAGCATCGCAGATATCATTCACCAAATGGTTGGAGGACTTAGAAGTTCTATGGGATATTTAGGTTCAAAAGATATTCCAACATTCCAAGAAAGAGCAGAATTTGTAGAGATTACAAGTGCAGGATTAAAAGAATCTCATGTTCATGATGTAACAATCACAAACGAAGCTCCTAACTATCATATCTAA
- a CDS encoding DnaJ domain-containing protein, translating to MDYSEFEKAVDMFGILTTVSKKDIKNKYLKLSKKYHPDMPEGSNEKFTELKKNYDLLLAYMDNYCYSFDEEEFKRQFPAFTNYKNWMK from the coding sequence ATGGATTATAGTGAATTTGAAAAAGCAGTAGATATGTTTGGTATTTTAACAACAGTTTCAAAAAAAGATATAAAAAATAAATATTTAAAATTATCAAAAAAGTATCATCCTGATATGCCAGAAGGTAGTAATGAAAAGTTTACAGAACTTAAAAAAAATTATGATTTGCTTTTAGCTTATATGGATAATTATTGTTATTCTTTTGATGAGGAAGAGTTTAAACGACAATTTCCAGCATTTACAAATTATAAAAATTGGATGAAATAA
- a CDS encoding DNA-directed RNA polymerase subunit alpha, translated as MKKFAETPFLPTEVEIEAISDNEAKISAYPFEDGFAITLAHPLRRLLLSSSVGCAPIAVKIEGASHEFDSLRGMLEDIAIFVINLKNIKFKINSDKEQVVVEYSFNGPRDIKGEDLINSEVDVVSKDAHLATINSDCNLTFSVILQKGIGYMPSEDIRDIVGADYIPIDAFFTPVKKVVYNIEKMLVEDNPNYEKAVFTVQTNGQISPVAAFKEAVSVMYSQMSVFNKVFDLSEVTVSESGEEPVELKELVIRIDDLNLSARSFNSLDRAGLKYLGELVLMSEVEVKNIKNLGKKSYDEIAEKLESLGYPVENTLPENVASALRRKLEQLKA; from the coding sequence ATGAAAAAGTTTGCAGAAACTCCGTTTTTACCAACAGAAGTTGAAATAGAAGCTATCAGTGATAATGAAGCTAAAATATCAGCATATCCATTTGAGGATGGTTTTGCAATTACTTTAGCACACCCTTTGAGAAGATTACTTCTAAGTTCATCAGTTGGTTGTGCACCAATCGCTGTGAAAATTGAGGGTGCTTCTCATGAGTTTGACTCATTAAGAGGTATGTTAGAAGATATAGCTATTTTTGTTATAAATTTAAAAAACATTAAATTTAAAATAAATAGTGATAAAGAGCAAGTTGTTGTTGAGTATTCATTTAATGGACCAAGAGATATTAAGGGTGAAGATTTAATTAACTCTGAAGTTGATGTTGTTTCAAAAGATGCTCATTTAGCAACGATTAATAGTGATTGTAATTTGACTTTTTCTGTAATTCTTCAAAAAGGTATAGGTTATATGCCAAGTGAAGATATTAGAGATATTGTTGGAGCTGATTATATTCCAATTGATGCTTTTTTCACACCTGTTAAAAAAGTAGTTTATAATATTGAAAAAATGTTAGTTGAAGATAATCCAAACTATGAAAAAGCTGTATTTACAGTACAAACTAATGGACAAATTTCTCCAGTAGCTGCATTTAAAGAAGCAGTTTCAGTTATGTATTCTCAAATGTCAGTGTTTAATAAAGTTTTTGATTTATCTGAAGTAACAGTAAGTGAATCTGGTGAAGAACCAGTTGAGTTAAAAGAGTTAGTTATAAGAATTGATGATTTAAATTTAAGTGCTAGAAGTTTTAACTCTTTGGATAGAGCAGGACTAAAATACTTAGGTGAATTAGTACTTATGAGCGAAGTTGAAGTAAAAAATATTAAAAATCTTGGGAAAAAGTCTTATGATGAAATAGCTGAAAAGTTAGAATCTTTAGGATACCCAGTTGAAAATACACTTCCAGAAAATGTTGCTTCTGCGTTAAGAAGAAAATTAGAGCAACTAAAAGCATAA
- a CDS encoding J domain-containing protein produces the protein MYNNTILYIFNRILSVAIFLFILYLIFTNFGTFLIIIAIIVSIIAFIIYNFKKKLKQSNFNNFEFRFDNSQFQNGKFDFDFKDFQNFNNSSFQGFSNTARFDEVSKAKEFFGFTQTPTKEEVKKRYKELAKKYHPDLNNGNEEKMKELNHYRDILMNIVN, from the coding sequence ATGTATAACAATACAATTCTTTATATATTTAACAGAATTTTGAGTGTTGCTATTTTTCTTTTTATTTTATATTTAATATTTACAAACTTTGGAACTTTTTTGATAATTATCGCAATAATAGTTTCTATAATTGCATTTATAATCTATAATTTCAAAAAAAAGTTAAAACAAAGCAATTTTAATAACTTTGAGTTTAGATTTGATAATTCACAGTTTCAAAATGGAAAATTTGATTTTGATTTCAAAGATTTCCAAAACTTTAATAACTCAAGTTTTCAAGGTTTTTCAAATACTGCAAGATTTGATGAAGTTTCAAAAGCAAAAGAGTTTTTTGGATTTACTCAAACTCCTACAAAAGAAGAAGTAAAAAAAAGATATAAAGAGTTAGCGAAAAAATATCATCCAGATTTAAACAATGGTAATGAAGAGAAAATGAAAGAATTAAATCATTATAGAGATATTTTGATGAATATAGTAAATTAA
- a CDS encoding cupin domain-containing protein, whose amino-acid sequence MKTVKEIVKDKNYTAIDLGNLDELMEYSLIHKINKQKIEGKVFIKDAIDATGTEISFNSLAPKAEQPYFHIHKKNEETYIILKGYGYFQVDGNCFGIKEGSVIRVAPSGIRGIKNNSDETMIYIVIQSKENSLEEHTTDDGERVTFDPKW is encoded by the coding sequence ATGAAAACAGTTAAAGAAATTGTTAAAGATAAAAATTATACAGCTATTGATTTAGGAAATTTAGATGAATTAATGGAATATTCTTTAATACATAAAATTAATAAGCAAAAAATTGAAGGAAAAGTTTTTATAAAAGATGCAATAGATGCAACAGGTACTGAAATCTCTTTTAACTCTTTAGCTCCAAAAGCTGAACAACCATATTTCCATATTCATAAAAAAAATGAAGAAACATATATTATTTTAAAAGGTTATGGATATTTTCAAGTAGATGGAAACTGTTTTGGAATAAAAGAGGGTTCTGTTATTCGTGTAGCACCTTCTGGAATTAGAGGTATTAAAAATAACTCCGATGAGACTATGATTTATATAGTTATTCAATCAAAAGAAAATTCATTAGAAGAACATACTACTGATGATGGAGAGAGAGTGACTTTTGACCCAAAATGGTAA
- the gatA gene encoding Asp-tRNA(Asn)/Glu-tRNA(Gln) amidotransferase subunit GatA, with protein MMTLKEALNLASDDIKKLRNDLTSKIKDSKIGAYVEQLTSADISQSGVGIPIAIKDNINVKNWEITCSSNILKGYISPYNATVIEKLEKAGLSPFGRTNMDEFAMGSSTESSCYGKTLNPVDNEKVPGGSSGGSAAAVAAGIAVAALGTDTGGSIRQPAAYCGCVGMKPTYGRVSRYGITAYSSSLDQCGPITQNVEDAAILYDIISGYDPMDSTSANINYEAITPNLNPNKKLTIAVIDNFVSQASHAIQKGFEKAVKALEEAGHKIIHKNMLDTQKIVSTYYIVATAEASANLARFDGVRFGNRKGDSGLKDMYVQTKSQGFGPEVQKRIMLGSFVLSSGYYDAYYIKAQKVRHLIKDEYSKIFSEADLILSPVAPTTAPKFGSFKTSLEMYLSDIYTISVNLAGLPAISLPVDKDEDGMPIGLQFIANVYEEQTLFDGALSLEKAINYKK; from the coding sequence TTGATGACTTTAAAAGAAGCACTAAACTTAGCTAGTGATGATATAAAAAAATTAAGAAATGATTTAACTTCAAAAATAAAAGATAGCAAAATAGGTGCTTATGTTGAACAATTAACTTCGGCAGATATTTCGCAATCAGGCGTAGGTATTCCAATAGCAATAAAAGATAATATAAATGTTAAAAATTGGGAAATAACTTGTTCTAGTAATATTTTAAAAGGTTATATATCTCCTTATAATGCAACAGTTATTGAAAAATTAGAAAAAGCTGGATTAAGTCCATTTGGTAGAACAAATATGGATGAATTTGCTATGGGAAGTTCAACTGAATCTTCTTGTTATGGGAAAACTTTGAATCCAGTGGATAATGAAAAAGTTCCAGGTGGAAGTAGTGGTGGAAGTGCCGCAGCTGTTGCTGCTGGTATTGCTGTTGCTGCTCTTGGAACAGATACAGGTGGTAGTATTAGACAACCTGCAGCTTATTGTGGTTGTGTTGGGATGAAACCAACTTATGGAAGAGTTTCACGATATGGAATTACAGCTTATTCATCATCTTTGGATCAATGTGGACCAATTACACAAAATGTAGAGGATGCAGCTATTTTATATGATATTATTTCTGGATATGATCCAATGGATTCAACATCTGCAAATATTAATTATGAAGCAATTACACCAAATTTAAATCCAAATAAAAAATTAACAATTGCTGTTATTGATAACTTTGTATCACAAGCAAGTCATGCAATACAAAAAGGTTTTGAAAAAGCTGTAAAGGCTTTAGAAGAAGCTGGGCATAAAATAATTCATAAAAATATGCTTGATACTCAAAAAATAGTTTCAACTTATTATATAGTTGCAACAGCAGAAGCTAGTGCAAATTTAGCTAGATTTGATGGTGTTAGATTCGGTAATAGAAAAGGTGACAGTGGATTAAAAGATATGTATGTTCAAACAAAATCACAAGGTTTTGGACCAGAAGTACAAAAAAGAATTATGTTAGGTTCTTTTGTTTTAAGTTCTGGATATTATGATGCTTATTATATTAAAGCTCAAAAAGTAAGGCATCTAATAAAAGATGAATATTCTAAAATTTTTAGTGAAGCTGATTTGATTTTATCTCCAGTTGCCCCAACAACAGCTCCAAAATTTGGTTCATTTAAAACTTCTTTAGAGATGTATTTAAGTGATATTTATACAATTTCTGTGAACCTTGCAGGACTTCCTGCTATTTCACTTCCTGTTGATAAAGATGAAGATGGAATGCCAATAGGATTACAGTTTATTGCAAATGTGTATGAAGAACAAACTTTATTTGATGGTGCTTTATCTTTAGAAAAAGCTATAAATTATAAAAAATAA
- a CDS encoding FecR family protein, translated as MKTIDEEAISWLIKEKEGLNETEKIELKQWLEKNPSHQKSYNTNKLLRERFSKISENMKEKLVEKANQGAKKTKFIEQSKKFFVAASLFFCICFGIDYFFIPVYSQNLVAIQEKENIFILPDSSKIVLDVSSNMNVNYYKSSRHVDFIDGRAVFYVSKNKDKPFIIKTKDEKIEVVGTAFEVSNLNDSFSVKVKEGRVKVFFDKKIAYLNQGEKIYIDKNKEIELAKTQVEDIATWEKGFLTFDKTTLKDSLEEFSRYKNIKIEFQDEKVSQTLITGKFDIDDFDKFLMALPKIYSVKVDKSQNIFKFSKK; from the coding sequence ATGAAAACTATTGATGAAGAAGCTATTTCTTGGCTAATAAAAGAAAAAGAAGGATTAAATGAAACAGAAAAAATTGAACTAAAACAGTGGTTAGAAAAAAATCCTTCTCATCAAAAATCTTACAATACAAATAAACTTTTAAGAGAAAGATTTTCAAAAATATCAGAAAATATGAAAGAAAAATTAGTAGAAAAAGCAAATCAAGGAGCTAAAAAAACTAAATTTATAGAACAATCAAAAAAGTTTTTTGTTGCTGCTTCACTTTTTTTCTGTATTTGTTTTGGAATAGATTATTTTTTTATTCCAGTTTATTCACAAAATCTAGTTGCAATTCAAGAAAAAGAGAATATTTTTATCCTTCCTGATAGTTCTAAAATAGTTTTAGATGTAAGTTCAAATATGAATGTAAACTATTATAAAAGTAGTAGACATGTTGATTTTATAGATGGAAGAGCAGTTTTTTATGTCTCAAAAAATAAAGACAAACCATTTATAATAAAAACAAAAGATGAAAAAATTGAAGTAGTTGGAACGGCATTTGAAGTTTCAAATTTAAATGATAGTTTTAGTGTAAAAGTAAAAGAGGGAAGAGTAAAAGTGTTTTTTGATAAAAAAATTGCTTATTTAAATCAAGGTGAAAAAATATATATAGATAAAAATAAAGAAATTGAGTTAGCAAAAACACAAGTAGAAGATATAGCAACTTGGGAAAAAGGTTTTTTAACTTTTGATAAAACTACTTTAAAAGATAGTTTAGAAGAGTTTTCAAGATATAAAAATATAAAAATAGAATTTCAAGATGAAAAAGTATCTCAAACTCTAATAACAGGTAAGTTTGACATAGATGATTTTGATAAATTTTTAATGGCATTACCAAAAATCTATTCAGTAAAAGTAGATAAAAGCCAAAATATTTTTAAGTTTTCTAAAAAATAA
- the rpsD gene encoding 30S ribosomal protein S4 — MARYRGPVEKIERRLDADLGLKGERRLSGKSALEKRPFAPGQHGQRRAKISEYGLQLREKQKVKFMYGISEKQFRNYFKEAVRREGNTGAILISLIEQRLDNVVFRMGFATTRANARQFTTHGHVLVDGKKVDIPSYLVKPGQKIEIKEKSKSNPQVVRALELTNQTGMVDWVNVDKDKVFGIFTRIPAREEVVIPVEERLIVELYSK; from the coding sequence ATGGCAAGATATAGAGGACCAGTAGAAAAAATCGAAAGAAGACTTGATGCGGATCTTGGATTAAAAGGTGAGAGAAGATTATCAGGTAAAAGTGCTTTAGAAAAAAGACCATTTGCTCCAGGACAACACGGACAAAGAAGAGCTAAGATTTCTGAGTACGGATTACAATTAAGAGAAAAACAAAAAGTTAAATTTATGTATGGTATTTCTGAAAAACAATTTAGAAATTACTTCAAAGAAGCGGTAAGAAGAGAAGGTAACACTGGAGCAATTCTTATTAGTTTAATTGAACAAAGATTAGATAATGTTGTATTTAGAATGGGATTTGCTACAACTAGAGCAAATGCTAGACAATTTACAACTCATGGACATGTTTTAGTAGATGGTAAAAAAGTTGATATTCCTTCTTACTTAGTAAAACCTGGACAAAAAATCGAAATTAAAGAAAAATCTAAATCTAATCCTCAAGTTGTTAGAGCATTAGAATTAACAAATCAAACTGGAATGGTTGATTGGGTTAATGTAGATAAAGATAAAGTATTTGGAATTTTCACAAGAATCCCAGCTAGAGAAGAAGTTGTTATTCCTGTTGAAGAGAGATTAATCGTAGAGTTATATTCTAAATAA
- a CDS encoding glycoside hydrolase family 3 N-terminal domain-containing protein: MIKKFLILAILFVSNSLFADENYSKAQIEKMIAKMVILGFNGTSVDKNDEIYKNIQSGLGGVILFDKDPNDKTKIKNIKDKNQLKNLNTQLQAISNQKLLISIDQEGGVVQRLKKDSGFVDTLSAKDIATNGEDFAKQSYKALAKDLKDVGINLDFAPVVDLSINKNNKVIVTRGRSFGENSSEVIKYSSIFVDELRKQNVISVLKHFPGHGSSLADSHLGFVDITKTWNQKELEPYKYFIKNKNVDMIMTAHVFNENLDKNYPATLSFNVNTKLLREELGYKGVLVTDDLQMSAISKHYDLKQTLTLAINSGVNMLLFANQLAKPVTLKEIVDTVYLQVQNKQISLQKIIDSNNKIDKLLNNI, encoded by the coding sequence ATGATAAAAAAGTTTTTGATTTTAGCTATTTTATTTGTATCAAATAGCTTATTTGCAGATGAAAATTATTCAAAAGCACAAATAGAAAAAATGATAGCAAAAATGGTTATTTTAGGTTTTAATGGTACAAGTGTAGATAAAAATGATGAAATATATAAAAATATACAATCAGGACTTGGTGGTGTAATACTATTTGATAAAGACCCAAATGATAAAACAAAAATAAAAAATATAAAAGATAAAAATCAGTTAAAAAATCTTAATACACAACTTCAAGCAATTTCAAATCAAAAATTGTTAATTTCTATTGATCAAGAAGGTGGAGTAGTACAAAGGCTTAAAAAAGATAGTGGTTTTGTAGATACTTTAAGTGCGAAAGATATTGCTACAAATGGTGAAGATTTTGCAAAACAAAGTTATAAAGCACTTGCTAAGGATTTAAAAGATGTTGGAATAAATCTTGATTTTGCTCCAGTTGTTGATTTATCTATAAACAAAAATAACAAAGTTATCGTAACAAGAGGAAGAAGTTTTGGTGAGAATTCAAGTGAAGTTATAAAATACTCTTCGATTTTTGTTGATGAACTAAGAAAACAAAATGTAATTTCAGTTTTAAAACACTTTCCTGGACATGGTTCATCTTTAGCTGATTCTCATTTAGGATTTGTAGATATTACAAAAACTTGGAATCAAAAAGAGCTTGAACCATATAAATATTTTATAAAAAATAAGAATGTAGATATGATAATGACAGCTCATGTATTTAATGAAAATTTAGATAAAAATTATCCTGCAACTTTGTCTTTCAATGTAAATACAAAACTACTTAGAGAAGAGTTGGGATATAAAGGAGTTCTTGTAACAGATGATTTACAAATGAGCGCTATTTCAAAACATTATGATTTAAAACAGACTTTAACTTTAGCTATAAATTCTGGAGTTAATATGCTACTTTTTGCAAATCAATTAGCAAAACCAGTTACTCTAAAAGAGATTGTAGATACTGTTTATTTACAAGTTCAAAATAAACAAATAAGTTTACAAAAGATTATAGATTCAAATAATAAAATAGATAAATTGTTAAATAATATATAA
- a CDS encoding type II toxin-antitoxin system antitoxin SocA domain-containing protein — protein MNIDMTKVANIILYMLHKQVKQLNDKKILIMLFLIDYNHLNFCGKKITNDKYKKSARYPEAVILSELFDIIANSEDLEEDDERIYLIQELFDYLDIEIKEKENFIELNFIKLPDEDFDESTFSKDEMKTIHKIVSLYKDFSSRNLANECFKIEDVRKTPKDEIII, from the coding sequence TTGAACATAGATATGACAAAAGTAGCAAATATTATTTTATACATGCTACATAAACAAGTAAAACAACTTAATGATAAAAAAATATTAATTATGCTTTTTTTGATAGATTATAATCACTTAAATTTTTGTGGTAAAAAGATTACAAATGACAAATATAAAAAAAGTGCTAGATATCCTGAAGCAGTTATTTTAAGTGAGCTTTTTGACATTATTGCAAATAGTGAAGATTTAGAAGAAGATGATGAAAGAATCTATTTAATTCAAGAATTATTTGATTATTTAGATATTGAAATTAAAGAAAAAGAGAATTTTATAGAATTAAACTTTATAAAACTTCCAGATGAAGATTTTGATGAATCAACATTTTCTAAAGATGAGATGAAAACTATTCATAAAATCGTTTCTTTATACAAAGATTTTAGTAGTAGAAATCTAGCAAATGAATGTTTTAAAATAGAAGATGTAAGAAAAACACCAAAAGATGAAATAATAATATAA
- a CDS encoding ABC transporter ATP-binding protein, translating to MNIIDFENIDVGYDEKIVLKDVNLKIKEGEHWAILGANGSGKSTLMKLIQSEIHPRHTKEFKKEIFGKSRYSIFELRCELGIITNDLHNYFAKEAGYLTGFEVVLSGHYGSIGIFTHQDFTKEQILKAKEVMQFLEIEDLKDKKVAAMSTGQLRKCIVGRALIHNPKAFVLDEPTVGLDIKAQINFIKMLKKLALRSSIILVTHHLEEVFEEIANVALVYNQTIYKNGKKEDILTSENLSEIFETKLTLKEKNKRYFIEEIL from the coding sequence ATGAATATAATAGATTTTGAAAATATTGATGTAGGATATGATGAAAAAATAGTTCTAAAAGATGTAAATTTAAAAATTAAAGAAGGTGAACACTGGGCAATTTTAGGTGCAAATGGAAGTGGAAAATCAACTTTAATGAAACTAATCCAATCAGAAATTCATCCAAGACATACAAAAGAGTTTAAAAAAGAAATTTTTGGTAAAAGTAGATATTCTATATTTGAATTAAGATGTGAACTTGGGATTATAACAAATGACTTACATAACTATTTTGCAAAAGAAGCTGGTTATTTAACTGGTTTTGAAGTTGTTTTAAGTGGACATTATGGTTCTATTGGAATTTTTACTCATCAAGATTTTACTAAAGAGCAAATATTAAAAGCAAAAGAAGTTATGCAATTTTTAGAAATAGAAGATTTAAAAGATAAAAAAGTTGCTGCAATGAGCACAGGACAACTACGAAAATGTATAGTAGGACGAGCATTAATTCATAATCCAAAAGCTTTTGTTTTAGATGAGCCAACAGTAGGTTTAGATATAAAAGCACAAATAAACTTTATAAAAATGTTAAAAAAACTAGCTCTTCGTTCTTCTATTATTTTAGTAACTCACCATTTAGAAGAAGTTTTTGAAGAGATAGCAAATGTTGCTTTAGTTTATAACCAAACAATCTATAAAAATGGAAAAAAAGAGGATATTTTGACAAGTGAAAATCTATCAGAGATTTTTGAAACTAAACTTACTTTAAAAGAGAAAAATAAAAGATATTTTATTGAAGAGATTTTATAA
- a CDS encoding RNA polymerase sigma factor, with translation MIQYYQELLYYVQKMVGDKEKAKDIIQESYSRMLDIDKITPIENKRAFLYKLARNIVFDIARKDKHLLSIEYYEEAYNIPQEQQPDELLLEENQQEILFEILDTIPAKNAQAFILHVFEGFNRKEIASKMGISVSAVEKHIIRATEKIKEKLESIEGNN, from the coding sequence ATGATTCAGTATTATCAGGAATTACTGTATTATGTTCAAAAAATGGTTGGAGATAAAGAGAAAGCAAAAGACATAATACAAGAATCTTATAGTAGGATGTTAGATATAGATAAAATAACTCCAATAGAAAATAAAAGAGCTTTTTTATATAAATTAGCTAGAAATATCGTTTTTGATATTGCAAGAAAAGATAAACATTTGCTTTCAATAGAGTATTATGAAGAAGCATATAATATCCCACAAGAACAACAACCAGATGAACTACTTTTAGAAGAAAATCAACAAGAAATACTATTTGAAATTTTAGATACAATTCCTGCCAAAAATGCACAAGCTTTCATTTTACATGTTTTTGAAGGTTTTAATAGAAAAGAAATAGCTTCTAAAATGGGAATAAGTGTATCTGCAGTTGAAAAACATATTATTCGAGCGACAGAAAAAATAAAAGAAAAGTTAGAAAGTATTGAGGGAAATAATTGA